The genomic region CCAACAGAATGTTATTTGATATTTGTGAAATGCTCAGGTAATATttgatttcaaaaatttatatactTTTCCACAGAGGGTATTAATATGATAGTATTAATTTGAGTTGtgtcattttcttcctttagGTAACAGGACAGTGCACCTACCAAATGAGTCAATGTATAAAGCCAATCATTCTGTGGTGTCTGAATTTGTGTTCCTGGGACTCTCCGACTCCTGGGAGATCcagcttcttcttttttgcttttcttgtcttttctatTTGTCCAGTATGATGGGAAACCTCCTCATAGTGGTCACTGTGACGTTCGATCCTTATTTACACTCCCCCATGTATTTTCTGTTAGCCAACCTCTCCATAATTGACATGATATTTTGCTCTATTGCAGCACCCAAGATGATTTGTGATCTTTTCAGGGAGCAGAAAGTCAtctcctttgggggttgtttagCTCAGATTTTTTTTAGCCATGCTGTCGGAGGGACCGAGATGGTGCTGCTCATCTCCATGGCCTTTGACAGGTATGTGGCCATATGTAGGCCTCTCCACTACCTGACCATCATGAGCCCACGAGTGTGCATTTTGATTTTAGTGGTTGCCTGGACTATTGGTCTCATTCACTCTTCGGCCCAGTTGGCATTTGTGGTAAACTTGCCCTTCTGTGGGCCTAATGTAGTAGACAGCTTTTACTGTGACATACCTCGGCTCATCAAACTTGCTTGCACAGACACCTATAAATTGGAGTTGCTGGTCTCTGCTAATAGTGGGTTCATTTCCTTGGGTGCTTTCTTCTTGCTCATTCTCTCTTACATCTTCCTCCTGGTCACTCTTCAGAAACACTCCTCAGGTTGTTCATCCAAGGCTCTTTGTACACTGTCAGCTCATGTTATTGTGGTGTTTTTATTCTTtggtccattgatttttttctatatgtgGCCCTTGCCTTCAACACATCTGGATAAATTTCTAGCCATATTTGATGCAGTTTTAACTCCATTTCTAAATCCAGTCATTTACACATTCAGAAACAGAGAGCTGATGATGGCAATAAGGAGAGTGTTCAGTCAGGTTATGGGTTTTAGAAAAAATCACTAAGTGGctttattaaaacacaaaatttccAAGTGACTATTCATAAATTTTCTGTCCCTAATAGCCAACCTTCATGGAGAATGAACCATCTTTCTTAgatcttgttcttttgtttgaaACGTATTTCTTTGAGTCTTCATTTTGCTGACTGCCTGTGGTAGTTTCCATGCATTAGATAAAGCAGCCATTGCTCCCAGTCTTGAAAAAGTGGCTTCATATAGGAGATAAACCTTTTTTGTTCAACCCTGCCCTAACTCTTGGTTATCTCTCAcactttctaatttcatttcatttatttattttgttaacccCCACagagcatattttttaaattgcttttcaaagagagtggaagggaggaaagaaaagaagggtaaagagagagagagaaagagagagaaacattgatgtgagagagccacatcaattggttgcctcccacacaccccaaccagggctggggactaaacccacaactgaggtacatgcacttgactggtaattgaacccatgacccttcagtgtgtgggccaacactctaactactgagacacactggccagggtcagcccattttatttttttattattatttttaaatatttttagttgtttaaaatattacatatattagtacatatatctcctccccccaccccattgaccttcccccagcctcccctaagtccattttatttttaatggctccCAGTAGTTGAGGGTGTGCCAAGATCTGTCAGTTTCTCAAGGAGAGGATCTTGGTCAGCACCAAGATTCAGGATGATTAAAAGCCAGATCGTTAGGTAgcaatttttaaagtttgtaaatatatatagtcTGTGGGACCACAAGCATAAGCCCCACTGACCACCAGTGCCAGGCAATCCCCTGGACAGCAGTTACAAAAATTGGGGTTTCAGATGAATATATAAGCTCCTATT from Eptesicus fuscus isolate TK198812 chromosome 5, DD_ASM_mEF_20220401, whole genome shotgun sequence harbors:
- the LOC103287484 gene encoding olfactory receptor 4F6-like; amino-acid sequence: MYKANHSVVSEFVFLGLSDSWEIQLLLFCFSCLFYLSSMMGNLLIVVTVTFDPYLHSPMYFLLANLSIIDMIFCSIAAPKMICDLFREQKVISFGGCLAQIFFSHAVGGTEMVLLISMAFDRYVAICRPLHYLTIMSPRVCILILVVAWTIGLIHSSAQLAFVVNLPFCGPNVVDSFYCDIPRLIKLACTDTYKLELLVSANSGFISLGAFFLLILSYIFLLVTLQKHSSGCSSKALCTLSAHVIVVFLFFGPLIFFYMWPLPSTHLDKFLAIFDAVLTPFLNPVIYTFRNRELMMAIRRVFSQVMGFRKNH